A genome region from Cydia pomonella isolate Wapato2018A chromosome 21, ilCydPomo1, whole genome shotgun sequence includes the following:
- the LOC133529667 gene encoding uncharacterized protein LOC133529667 has product MECRGTIVLFLSVIAVASADFGAGMKLLGRMYDTCEKSQEIVKCFKIQAAKLVDRAARMDSLPIIDGISLVSRSEAQRAFPSSLPEGDLNSLESDQVDKYLQLATSKLIQTHRVIISPTSVGADMGRSMNEARSKLKKMIGPIIAGVAIKGGFLAIAFQAIALIAGKALLIGKIALLLSAIIGLKKLVSGGEAHEKTTYEIVKHPQVSHSQTYSSSHYGNDFDTTGPGGHYRRSVEDEAAAQDRAYRAYAKKQ; this is encoded by the coding sequence ATGGAGTGCCGCGGGACTATAGTCCTGTTTTTGAGTGTTATCGCCGTGGCCTCGGCTGATTTTGGAGCGGGGATGAAGCTGCTTGGAAGGATGTATGACACCTGTGAGAAATCCCAGGAGATCGTCAAGTGCTTCAAGATTCAAGCGGCCAAGTTAGTGGACCGTGCTGCGAGGATGGACTCTCTTCCGATCATCGACGGCATCAGCCTCGTCAGCAGATCGGAAGCTCAAAGGGCTTTCCCCTCATCTCTCCCCGAAGGCGACCTGAACTCTCTCGAGTCGGATCAAGTGGATAAGTATCTACAATTAGCTACTTCTAAGTTGATACAGACACACCGAGTGATCATCTCGCCGACCAGCGTCGGTGCCGACATGGGACGCTCAATGAACGAGGCTAGGAGCAAACTTAAGAAGATGATCGGACCTATCATCGCTGGCGTCGCAATTAAGGGAGGATTCTTGGCCATCGCATTCCAAGCCATCGCTTTGATTGCCGGCAAGGCTCTGCTTATTGGTAAGATTGCGCTACTGCTGTCGGCGATCATCGGCTTGAAGAAACTGGTTTCAGGAGGAGAGGCCCATGAGAAAACCACATACGAGATCGTGAAGCATCCGCAGGTCAGCCACAGTCAGACTTATTCGTCGTCTCATTACGGTAATGACTTTGACACCACCGGCCCCGGAGGCCACTACAGGAGGAGCGTGGAAGACGAAGCCGCTGCCCAAGACAGGGCTTACAGAGCTTATGCCAAGAAACAGTAA
- the LOC133529789 gene encoding uncharacterized protein LOC133529789, which produces MSSSLSFTFVLLVLNLVEVIPIQLQEGEELKENNVENAELNDCVSVQRSTEVGVCFGKEVLKNLDKYDEAESFSLANGISFVRDDKTPRHFGSFLDKDPMDFRSMMEDASNLISKRSLHWDLSGLYPGLVMRIGPTLANGILEFVMDPRVKDRSYHHQQHGEMSTGRLLARNLLVPFLLGFKFQLSTLLPLLLGLLLIASKKAFFLAKIALLAVTVFSGGSGWGHGSGYGDFSSSPLSSYTSYDSPGYFHGHHGSGGSGGGYYHRHPHHSEYYFKSAEQSTASPITPDELKDRLERLFITKKDEDPNRETTKVRNARNFAWTPINMG; this is translated from the exons ATGTCTTCGTCGCTGTcttttacatttgttttattagttctTAATTTAGTTGAAGTTATTCCTATTCAGTTGCAAGAAGGTGAAGAGTTGAAAGAAAATAATGTTGAAAATGCGGAATTAAATGACTGTGTCAGTGTTCAACGGAGTACGGAAGTTGGAGTTTGCTTTGGCAAAGAGGTGCTCAAAAACTTAGACAAATATGATGAAGCGGAATCGTTTAGTTTGGCCAATGGGATATCGTTCGTCAGAGATGACAAAACACCAAGGCACTTTGGGAGCTTTCTTGACAAAGATCCAATGGATTTCCG TTCAATGATGGAAGATGCAAGCAACTTAATTTCAAAGAGGTCTCTGCACTGGGACCTTAGTGGTCTGTATCCTGGTCTCGTAATGCGAATCGGTCCCACGTTAGCTAATGGAATACTAGAGTTTGTGATGGACCCAAGGGTGAAGGATCGGTCGTATCACCATCAGCAGCATGGTGAAATGTCTACAG GACGACTACTGGCTAGAAATTTGCTTGTACCATTTCTACTCGGCTTCAAGTTCCAATTATCGACCCTACTACCATTATTACTTGGTCTACTTTTGATTGCCAGCAAAAAAGCGTTCTTTTTGGCCAAAATAGCACTGTTAGCAGTTACAGTGTTCAGCGGAGGATCAGGTTGGGGCCATGGTTCTGGATATGGAGATTTTTCAAGTTCACCTTTATCGTCATATACTTCTTATGACAGTCCTGGATATTTTCATGGACACCATGGATCAGGGGGTTCCGGAGGAG GATACTACCATAGACATCCTCACCATTCGGAATACTATTTCAAGTCTGCAGAACAGTCAACCGCTTCTCCTATAACGCCCGATGAACTGAAAGACAGACTAGAAAGACTATTTATCACAAAGAAAGATGAAGACCCCAATAGAGAAACAACCAAGGTTAGAAACGCAAGAAATTTCGCTTGGACACCGATCAACATGGGATAG